The Elephas maximus indicus isolate mEleMax1 chromosome 19, mEleMax1 primary haplotype, whole genome shotgun sequence genome contains a region encoding:
- the LOC126063172 gene encoding keratin-associated protein 4-11-like has translation MVNTCCGSVCSDQGCGQDLCQETCCHPSCCQTTCYRTTCCCPSCCVSSCYRPQCCQSVCCQPTCCRPNCCISSCCRPSCCISSCCRPSCCVSSCCRPSCCVSSCCRPQCCQSMCCQPTCCRPSCCVSSCCRPQCCQSVCCQGSCFHPSCCISSCCRPSCFGSSCCRPACCISNCCRPVCCQTTCCRPRCCQTTCCHPTCSSVSCC, from the coding sequence ATGGTCAACACCTGTTGTGGCTCCGTCTGCTCTGACCAGGGCTGTGGCCAAGATCTCTGCCAGGAGACTTGCTGCCACCCCAGCTGCTGCCAGACCACCTGCTACAGGACCACCTGCTGCTGCCCTAGCTGCTGTGTGTCCAGCTGCTACAGGCCACAGTGCTGCCAGTCCGTGTGCTGTCAGCCTACCTGCTGCAGGCCCAATTGCTGCATTTCTAGTTGCTGCCGCCCCAGTTGTTGCATTTCTAGCTGCTGCCGCCCCAGCTGCTGTGTGTCCAGCTGCTGCAGGCCCAGTTGCTGTGTGTCCAGCTGCTGCAGGCCCCAATGCTGCCAATCCATGTGTTGCCAGCCCACTTGTTGCAGGCCCAGCTGCTGTGTGTCCAGCTGCTGCAGGCCCCAGTGCTGCCAGTCCGTGTGCTGCCAAGGCAGCTGCTTCCACCCCAGCTGCTGCATATCCAGCTGCTGTCGCCCCTCTTGCTTTGGTTCCAGCTGCTGCAGGCCCGCCTGCTGCATCTCCAACTGCTGCCGCCCAGTCTGCTGCCAGACCACCTGTTGCCGCCCCAGATGTTGCCAGACCACCTGCTGCCATCCAACCTGCTCTAGTGTTTCTTGCTGCTGA